The Archangium primigenium genomic interval ATGGCGTAGTCCAGGGCGAGCTCGCGGCGCGTGGTGCCGTAGACGAGCTCGGTGATGAAGGCCGTGTCCCGGGGGTCCGCCGGCGGTGACTCCGACAAGGTCGTGTCGAGCACCACGTTGAGATAGGCGTCCGTCGCCCGGACCCGGCTGAGGACTTGGATGGTGGTGGCGCGTGCGTTCATGGCGGGCGTTATCGGTCCATCCGGGTCATCAGGTCCACGAGCTCCCGCTCGGACAGACGACTCGCGGGGATGTTGGACAGGGTGAGGCGCTGCAGGGTCTCCTCCAACAGGTCGCGCTGGCCGCTCTCGGTCGGCCCGCCGCCCTGCACCTCCAGCCACCGGGTGCGCGCCCAGGCGGCGAGCTCCGCCGGGGACAGGCGGCCCGCGAGCCGGTCGGAGATCTTCTTGTGGACGAGCGCGCGCGAGACGACGTCCTCGGAGAGGGCCTCGGAGGTGCCCTTCGGCTTGCGGCCCAACGTCTTCGAGGACGAGGCGGCCGGCGCCGGGGCCTCCACGACCTTGCGGCCCAGCGTCTTGCGCGAGCCCGGGCCGGGCGCGGCCGGCGCGGCGGCGGTCTTGGGCTTGCGGCCCAGCGTCTTGCCCGGCCCCACGACCACGTCGTCGTCCGAGTCGTCGTCCTCTTCGTCCGCGTCCTCGTCCTCTTCGTCGTCCTCGCCGTCCTCCCCGGTGAGGTCATCGTTCGCGAAGCGCGTCAGGGCCTCCAGGTAGGCGTCGAGCCCCTCGGACTCCAGGGTGTCGGCGCAGGCCTCGGCCACCACGGACACGCGCTCGCCGAGCGGAGACACGTACACCTCGAGCACGGGCAGGCCCACGGCCTCCAGGCCATCGCGCAGCGGGTAGGAGCCGAAGAGGCCCGCGGGGCTCACCACCACGCCCTGCACCCGGGAGCGCTCGGCGTGGAGGGTGTCCAGCAGGACGCCCTCGTGGTTGGACTGCACCCCGATCAGCTCCAGGCCCAACTGCGCCGCGCGCGCCTTCACGGCGGCGTCCAGGCCGGCCACCAGGTTCAGGTTCGGCCCATGCAGCACCAACAGCCTCTTGCCCATGTCGCGTGTCTCCTAGGTGTCGAAGGGCCGGCTGCCCGGCGCGAGCTTGCGGCCCGAGAGGAAATCGCCCGCCGGCATCACCCGCTTGCCCTCGGGCTGGACCTCCAGCAGGACGAGGGAGCCCTCGCCGCACGCCACCTCCAGGCCCTGCGGACCCGCGCTCAGCACCGTGCCCGGCGCGCCCTGCCCCGTGCCCACCTGGGCCCGGTGCACCTTGAAGAGCTTGCCCTCCAGCGAGGTGAAGGCCCCCGGCCAGGGGGTGAAGGCGCGCAGCCGCCGCTCCAGCACCACCGCCGGCTGGGAGAAGTCGAGCTTGCCCTCCTCCTTGGCGATGATGGGCGCGAGCACCATGCCCTCCTCGGGCTGGGGCCGCGGGGTCAGCTCCCCGCGCAGGTAGGCCGGCAGGTGCTCGCGCAAGAGCGCCCCGCCCAGGTGCGACAGCTTGTCGTGCAGCGTGGCGCTCGTCTCGTCCGGGGCGATGGGCAGGCGCTTCTCGGCCAGCACCGGCCCGGTGTCCAGGCCCACGTCCATCACCATCAGGGCCACGCCCGTCTCGGGGTCCCCGTGGGCGATGGCCCATTGGATGGGCGCGGCGCCCCGGAAGCGCGGCAGGAGCGAGGCGTGCACGTTGAGGCAGCCGTGCCGGGGCGTGTCGAGCAGATCCTTGGGGAGGATCTTCCCGTAGGCCGTCACCACGGCGACGTCGGGCTGGTACTCGCGCAGCACCTCCGAGAAGGGCGGCGTGCGCAGCTTCTGGGGCTGGAGCACGGGCACGCCCCGCTCGAGCGCGTAGGCCTTGACCGGGGAGATGGCCAGCGCCTGGCCCCGGCCCTTGGGCTTGTCCGGTTGGGTGACGACGGCCACCACGTCGCCAAGCTCGAAGAGGGCGGCCAGGGAGGGCACGGCGAACTCAGGCGTGCCCATGAACACGATGCGGGGACGGGTCATGGAATGAGGCGGGGCGGGAGCAGTGTAGTCGACAAGGAAGGCCCGTCGGGGCCGCTTCAGGCCACGGACTTGAGCGCCCCGGAGGTGGGGCCCTCGATGGCCTGACGCTTGCGGGCCTGGAGCGAGCCGAGGATGCGCAGGGCCGCCTGGGCATCCTGGGTGGAGGCCACGGGCGCCAGGGCGTCGATGACCTCGGACAAGAGCCGCGCCTCCTCCGCCTCGCGCTCGCGCAGGCGGTCCACGGTGCCGCTGAACTGGGAGAAGAACCCGCGCAGCTCGTCCCGGCGCCGCAGGGGCCGCATCCGGGGAAAGCGCCCCGCGGCGAGCGCCGCCAGGTAGAGGTTCATCACGTACACCGGCCCCGCGACGCGGTGCGTGAGGACGAGCCCGAAGAGCGCCAGCACCCCCGCCATGGCGAGCGCGCCCAGGCCGGTGAGCCACAGCATCGTCTCGCCGCTGAGCGCCAGGGCCTCGGGCGTGGCGCCCTGCTCCAGCACGGACTGGTGCGAGCGCCAGGCCAGCACCCCCACCAGCATCACCCCCCCACCGCCCAGCGCGGCGAGGCGCAGCATGTAGCGCAGCTGGAATCCGGCATCGAGCAGGTACTGGCGCCGCAGGATATGGGGGCGCGCCGGGGGGGCGGGGTCGAAGGACATGGCGGGGGCAGCGTACTGCAATCTCCCGGGTTGGCTCGCACCTTCCGACATGCCGGGTTTACGGCGGGAGTACCCGGCCTCGGGGGCGGATGCCTCCGCGGGAACCGCGGACCCGCCTCGCTGGGGGGGGGTCGGACGCGGTTCCCGGAGTGATATCACTGAATCGAGTCTGCCTTGACGTGTCTGTGTTGACGCGCGGTCAACTCATTGCATGACCCATCCAATTGTTTGCAAGCCGCACCCAATTGCTTGCGGAGTGCATCCAAATAGGAAGGCTGCAACGATTCATCACCGGCGCGTGGCGTCCGGGGACGGGCCCTCGTCGCTCACGTCGGACTGGCTGTCGGGCGAGGACGGCCCGGGCGGATGGGCGACGGTGTTGCCGGGCGCGGACTCGGGCGTCCAGGTCTGGCCCTCGGGCGTCGTCACCGAGTGGCCCGAGCCACCCGTGGCCTCGCCGTCATAGACGGTGGGTGCGCCCCGGCGGTCACTCTGGGCGCGCTCCTTCTCGTTCTGATCCGCGGGCTGGGGACGACGCTCGAGCGGCCGCTGATAGGTCGGCTGGTGCGCATCGGACCGCTGGCCGGCGGTGGACGAGTGCGAGCAGCCCCACACGCCCATGGCGGCGGTGGCGAGGATGACGAGCTTCTTCATGACGGACTCCTGTCTGGGGTTGGTTGCTCCCCCTAACACCTAGGAATCATCCGCCACGGATGCAAATAAAAGCGGAACACCAAACGAATGCGGCGTGCAGTCGTCTTCATCTCCTCTAATGAATGAGAGGATTTGAACTCAGCCTCCAGGCGACCAGGCGAGCCAAGTGCCCGGAGGCGTTGGGCCGGTGCACGGCCCAACCAATACCCCCCCGCGACTCAGGCCGCCTGGGCGCCCGTGTTCAGGCACTCGCGCATCGACTCCGCGGCCATGTCCACCGTGTAGTCGATCTGCTCCGGGGTATGCGCCGAGCAGATGAAGTTGAGGTCGCGCCGCAGGATGACGCCCCGGCGAGCCATGGCGGCCTGGAAGGGCTGGGTGAGTTTCGCGTTCTCCATGGGATTCGGGGAGAAGCGGAACAGGGGGATGGCGTCATAGCCCAGCACGCGCAGGGGCGAGCCCAGACGCTCGGCATGGGCGTTGATGCCCGTGGCGAGCCGCCGGCCCATGGCCGCCAGGTGCTCGATGAAGCCCGGCTTCGCCGTCTCCTTGAGCACGGCCTCGCACACCGCGAGCGAGAGCAGTTCACCGCCGAACGTGGTGGACACCTGCGTGTCCGCCAACCGACTCAGGTACTTCTCCGGCCCCACCACCGCCGACAGGGGCATGCCCGCGGCGAGCGCCTTGGACACGCACACGAAATCGGCCCGCACGTCGAAGAACTCCTGGGCGCCGCCCCGGGCCAGGCGGAAGCCGGTGATGACCTCGTCCTGGATGAGCAGCACACCGTGCCGGGTGCACGTGGCGCGCAGGGTGTGCATGAAGTCGCGGGTGAGACAGCGGTTGAAGGGCACCGACAGCAGCACCGCGGCGAGCTGGCTCCCGGTCTGCTCGATGCGCGCGAGCAGGGCCGCCTCGTCGGGCGCCTCGAACAGGGGCATGCGCGTGGTGTACTGCGCCATCACCGCGGGCACGCCCGGTGTGTCGTACATGAAGTGGTCGTGCCAGCCGTTGTAGCCGATGGTGATGATGTGCTCGCGGCCGGTGACGATGCGCGCGAGCCGCACCGCCGCCGAGGTGGCATCCGCGCCCGTCTTGAAGAAGCGCGCCTGCTCACCGCCGGGGATCATCTCCACGAGCGTGCGCGCGCAGCTCACCTCCCACGCCGTGGGCAGGGAGTGCAGGATGCCATCCGTGAGGTGCGCGCGAATGGTCTCCACCACGGCCGGGTGGTTGTGGCCGAGCGAGCTGGCGCCCAGGCCACAGATGAAGTCGATGTACTGCTGGCCGTCCACGTCCTCCACCAGCGAGCCCTGGCCGCGGGCGAGGTACACGGGGAAGGCGCCGGGGGCGAACATCTCCGGCTTCTTCATCATCGTCTGGGTGAGGCCGGGCACCAGCTTCTTCGCCTCGGCCATCAGGCGGTGGGACTCGGTCAGCTGGATGCCGCCCTCGATGGGCCGGGGCAGCGAGGGGTGTCGGGTCGGAGAGGTCATGCGACGTCCTTTGGGGGTGGGAAGCAGGGACTGCGGAAGAGGAGTTCAGGCCGGCGCCGCGCGCGCGCCCGTCACCGGAACGCGGCGGGTGAACAGCCACAGGGTGACGAGCGCCCCGCCGGTGACGCCCACGGCGAGCCAGCCCACCGTGCCCAGGCCCTCGAGCGCGCCGCCTGGGGCCACGGTGATGAGCAGGCCGCTGGCCCACGCGCCCAGGCCCGAGGCGCCATCACTCGCCGCCATGTTCACCGCGAGGTAGCGGCCGCGCAGCGCGGGCGGCACCCGCGAGGCCACCAGGGCCATGGTGGGAATGGCCCGGCCCGACGTCAGCCCCATGAAGAGCACGAACACCCCGGCCACCACCGGCGGCGAGGCCGCGGACAGGTGCGTGAACACGAGGAAGGGCACGGTGGTGGCCACGAGCAGGCCGCCCAGCACCCGCACCGGACCGAGGCGGTCCACGAGCCGGCCGATGCCCCGCGCGCTCACGAGCGAGGCCGCCCCGCCGCACAGGTACACCCAGGACAGGTCCGACAGCCGCAGGCCCAGGTTGCCCACCATGAAGGGGCTCAAATAGGGAATGAGCAGGAAGCCGGCGAACACCACGCCGAACGTCAGCACCCATCCGAGCGCCAGGCCCGGCGTCCACTCCGGCCGCGCCGGGGACCCGCGCGCCGCGGGCTCGCGGGACAGGTGCCCGTCGACCGCGGGCATCAGCACGGCCAGCCCCACCCACACCGCCGCCGCCAGGGCGCCAATGGCCCAGAACGGCGCGCGCCAGCCCCACTGGCTCGCCAGCCCCAACCCCACCGGCACCCCCGCCACCGCGCTCAAGCCATACGCCGCCATCACCGTGCCGATGGCCCGGCCCCGGCGCTCCGCGGGAATCAAATCCCCCACGGTGGCCTGGATCACCGCGCTCATCAGCCCCGCGCAGGCCCCCGCCAGGGTGCGCGCCGCGAGCAGGCCCCCGTGCCCCGCCGCCAGGCCACACAGACACGTGGCCCCGATGAACCCCGCGTACAGCACCAGCAGCGTGCGCTTGCGATCGAACCGGTCCAGCCACAGCCCGCCCAACAGCCCCATCCCCGCCGACGCCAGCGTGTACGCCGACACCAACACCCCGAAGCTCGCCGCCGAGATGCCGAAGAGGCGCATGAACTCCGGCCCCAGCGGCATGACGATCATGAAGTCCATCAGGTGGGTGAACTGCACGGCGGCCAGCAGCAGGAGCACCCAGGGCTCCCGCCGCGGCGAGGGGGACACGGTCACGACGTTCTCCAGAAGGCCCGACGCTCACGATGATTTTGATAATGAAAATCAAAATCATCAAGTGCGCGCACCCTATCCGCAATCCGGACCGGATGGCAAGTCCCCCCGCTCAACGCCGCGCGGGGTGGATCAGGAGGAGGCGTCGAGCGCGCCGAAGCGCGAGGGGCCCGCGCGCAGGAGGAAGGCGGCCACGGCCAGGCCCACGGCGCCCACGCCCGCCACGTAGTGGGCGGGCGCGCGCGGGGTGAGCTCGGTGAGCAGCGTCACCACCAGGGGCGTCAGGCCGCCGAACACCGCGTAGGCCACGTTGTAGGAGAAGGACAGCCCGGAGAAGCGCACCTCGGAGGGGAAGGCGCGCACCATGACCGCGGGCACCACGCCCACCACGCCCACGCCCCCGCCCGCGAGCATGGAGAGGGCCACCAGGGACTCGGGCCGCGCGCCCACGCCCAGGTAGAGCGCGTAGGTGCCCCCCACCAGCGAGAGGCAGCCCACCGCCAGCACGCCACCGAGCCCGAAGCGGTCCACCGCCAGGCCGAAGCCGATACACGAGACGGTGAGGCTCAACGTGGCCAGGGTGTTGGCCCTCAGCGTGAGCGCGGGCGCCAGGCCGTGCAGCTTCTGCATCAGCGCGGGCGTCATCAGGATGACCACCACGATGCCCGCGGTGAGCACCCAGGTGAGCAGCATGGACACCCCCACGCCGGTGCGCTGGCCGCGCAGCACCACCTTGAGCGGCAGCTCGCGCACGAGCGCCTTGCGCCGCCGCATCTCCTCGAACACCGGCGTCTCGGCGAGCCACCGGCGCAGGAACACGGCGAAGAAGCCGAACACGCCCCCCACCAGGAAGGGCAGCCGCCAGCCGAAGTCGCGCACCTGCGCGGGCGTGTAGACTTGGTTGACCGCCGTGGCCACCAGCGAGCCCAGGAGGATGCCGAACGTGAGCCCCGCGGTGAGCGTGCCGCACGCCAGGCCCACCCGCCGCTCGGGCACGTGCTCGGAGACGAAGACCCACGCCCCCGGCACCTCCCCGCCCACCGCCGCGCCCTGCAGCATGCGCAGCACCAGCAGCGCCAGGGGCGCCGCGTACCCGGCCGTGGCGTAGGTGGGCAACAGCCCGATGAGCAGCGTGGGCACCGACATCAGGAACACGCTGAGCGTGAACATGCGCTTGCGGCCCCCCCGGTCCCCGAAGTGCGCCATCACGATGCCGCCCAGGGGCCGCGCCAGGTAGCCCGCCGCGAACAGCCCGAAGGCCTGCAACTGCCGCAGCCACTCGGGCGTGTCCGGCGGGAAGAAGAGCTGGCCGATGACCCCCGTGAAGAACACGAAGATGATGAAGTCGTAGAACTCCAGCGCGCCCCCCAACGACGCCAGCGCGAGGGTCCTCACGTCCTGGCCGGAGAGCGGTCGCTGCGCGTGCGACGGCGTGGAGTCACCCGGGAGATCGGTCCGCATGGCGCGCAGCAGAGCGCGCTTTTCCCCCGCCGGGCAAGAACTCGCGGCGCGGCTCAGCCCACCTCGCGCACCGGCGGCCCGTCCTCGCGCGCGGGCGCCGGCGCGGGCGTCGCCGTCGGCGGCGGCGTCCGGAACGCGCTGGGCAAGAGGCTGAAGGGCAGCACCTTGCCGAGCACCACCAGCAGCACCAGGCCGCCCGGCGCCGCGAACACCACGAGCGCGGGAATCGCCTTGGCCAGGTCGATGAGCTGGGCGCGCACCCGCCGCCGCTCCTCGAAGGACAGGGGCGTGCCGCGCCGGGCCCGGCGCCACAGCCGATACACCTCCGCCGTCTCGTGCGCCTCCCAGCGCAGCCAGTGCAGGTTGTGCTCCAGCAGCGAGGAGAACCACGCCACCTTGCTCTTCATTGGAACCATCCACCCCCGGGAGCCGGCCCTCCCGTGACCCCGCCCATACTCCACCCCTTTGCCCGACGCCACCACCGCGAAACGCGGAAAAGCCGGACAAGTGCCGCTAGCGGACATCCGCCGCCGATGCGCTAGGCTCGCGGGCGCGTGGATCATCGCTTCCAGGTCAACCTGCGGGGAGTCATCGACCTCCTCTCCCATCATCTCTACAGCTCGCCCGGGGTCTTCGTGCGCGAGCTGCTCCAGAACGCCACCGACGCCACCCGGGCCCGGCGGCACCTGGAGCCCACCCACCCAGGGCGGGTGCGCGTGGAGCTCATCGAGAAACAGGACGGAGGGCGCCCCACCCTGCTCTTCGAGGACGAGGGGGTGGGCCTCACCGAGGAGGAGCTGCACCGCTTCCTGGCCACCATCGGCGAGAGCTCCAAGCGCGAGGCCCTGGAGGCCCACCGCAACGACTTCATCGGCCAGTTCGGCATCGGCCTGCTCTCCTGCTTCATGGTGTGTGACGAGCTGCTCGTCGTGACGCGCTCGGTCAAGGGCGGGGACGAGACGTGGGAGTGGCGCGGCCGACAGGACGGGACGTACTCGGTGCGCCCCTCCGAGCACCGCCTCGCCCAGCCCGGCACCCAGGTGTTCCTCATCGCCCGGGCGGACGCCGTCGAGTACTTCACGCCCGAGCGCGTGCGTCAGCTCGCCCTCCATTATGGAGGCCTGCTGCCCTTTCCCATCCACCTCACCGCCCACGGCCGCACCGAGCACCTCAACCCCGAGCCGCCCCCGTGGCGCCGGGCGTATGGAAGCGCGGGCGAGCGGCGCCAGGCCCTGCTGGCCCATGGGCGCGCGGTGTTCGGCATGGACTTCGTGGACTGCGTGCCGCTGCGCGCGGAGGCCGGACAGGTGGAGGGCGTGGCGTACGTGCTGCCCTTCTCGCCGAACTTCCACGCGCGCCAGACGCACCGCGTCTACCTCAAGGACATGCTCCTGTCCGAGCGCGCGGAGAACCTGCTGCCCGACTGGGCCTTCTTCGTGCGCTGCGTGGTGAACGCCCAGGAGCTGCGGCCCACGGCCAGCCGCGAGGCATTCTACGAGGACGCCACGCTCGCCCGCGCCCGCGCCGCGCTCGGGCAGTGCCTGCGCCAGTACCTCGTGGATCTCGCCACGCACGAGCCGCGCACGCTCCAGCGGCTCATCGCCCTGCATGGCCTGTCGGTCAAGGCGCTCGCCCTGGACGATGACGACTTCTACCGGCTCGTCATCCACTGGCTGCCCTTCGAGACCACGCTGGGGATGATGACGCTGGAGCACTACCGCCAGGCCTCGTCCACCGTGCGCTACGTCACCACCCTGGACACCTTCCGCCAGGTGTCCCGGGTGGCCGCCGCCCAGGGGCTGTGCATCATCAACGCCGCCTACACCCATGACGCCGCGCTCCTGGAGAAGCTGCCCCGGGTGCTCGAGGACACGCGCGTGGAGCTCTTCTCCGCCGCCCAGCTGCCCCAGGGCTTCGAGGAGCTCACGGCCGAGGAGCGCGACGGCGTCTCGCGGCTGAGGCGCGTGGCCGAGGAGGCGCTGGCGTCCTTCGACTGCGAGGTGAGCCTCAAGAAGTTCCTCCCCACCGAGGTGCCCACGCTCTATGGCGACGTGGAGGAGGGCCCCTTCCGGCGCGACCTGGAGCGCGCGCGCGAGGAGTCCGACTCGCTCTACGCCTCGCTGCTCGAGGGCGCCCAGGAGCCCGAGGCGCCCGAGGCGCGGCCCCAGCTGTGCTTCAACCTGCGCAACCCCGTGGTGCGCCGGCTCGCCCGGGTGCGCGACACCGCCCAGCTCCGGCTGTCCGTGGAGATGCTCTACGTGCAGGCCCTGCTGCTGGGCCACCGCCCGCTCAACGCCCGGGAGATGGCGCTGCTCAACCGGGGCCTGCTCGGCCTCATCGAGGCGAAGCTCGTCGACGACGAGGACTCCGGAGGTCTGCATTGAGCGGCGAGGATTGGCGGGCGCGGCTGGAGGAGCTGCTCGATCGCGCCTCGGAGCTGGAGCCCGGCGAGGCCAAGGTGATGACGCTGGAGGAGGCGGCCCGGCTGGCGGATGCCCACGGGGAGACGGGGCTCGCCTATGACGTGCGCGACGCGCTCATCGACGCGGCCACCTTCGGCGGCTTTCCGGACCGGGCCCTGGCGGCCTTCGCCTGGTGCCGCGCCCAGCAGCAGCGCGACCCCGAGCGCTTCGAGCCCGAGGGGCTGCTCTGGAAGCAGAAGTGGATCGTCGGCCGGCTCGACGAGTTCCCCCACATCAGCCGCCAGCGGATCGAGGAGGCGCTGGAGGACGCGGCGCGGGGCTTCGAGAAGGCGGGCGCGGGCGAGCGCGCGATCCTCAAGCTGCGCTACCAGACGGCCCAGGACATGGGCGACACGGAGCGCGCCACGGCGCTGTGGGCCCAGTGGCGCAAGGCCCCGAGGGATCACCTCACGGACTGTCTGGCGTGCGAGCTCGACGACGAGCTGGACCATCCGCTCTCGCAAGGCGACTACGCGCAGGTGGTGCGCAAGGCCCAGCCCCTGCTGGATGGCCGCCATGCCTGCGCCGAGGTGCCCCACCAGACGCTGGGCAGCGTCCTCTACCCGCTCTTCAAGCTGGGCCACCTGGAGCAGGCGCGCGACTGCCACCTGCGCGGCTATGCCCTGGTGCGCGACAACCGGGAGTTCCTCGCCACCGTGGGCGAGCACCTGGAGTTCCTCGCGCTCACGGGCAACGTGGCGCGCGGCCTGCGCCTGCTCGAGCGGCACCTGCCCTGGGCCCTCACGCACGCGAGCCAGCGCGACCGCTTCTCCTTCCACGCGGCCGCGCTCGCCCTGCTGGAGCGGCGGCTCGTGGAGGGTGAGCCCCGGGTGACGCTCGCCCTGCCCCGTGCCTTCCCGCTCCACGCCCCCGAGGGCGTCTACGACACGCGGGCGCTGCGCGACTGGTTCGCCCTCCAGGCGGAGACGATCGCGGCGCGGTTCGACACGCGCAACGGCACGGCGCGCTTCCGGGGCCTGCTCGAGCGCACGCGCACCCTGGGCGCCGAGGCCCGCCCCTTCCCCATCGACGTCCCGGATTGAAACGGTGGTAGTTTGCGCCCCGTCTTTCCCGGGATGAACCCGGGACCAGGGGGATGCCACGTGTCTGTCCAGCGGTCGCTCGTTTCTCTTGTCCTCGCCTCCACGCTCTGGGTGGGTTGTGGTCCCGGCGAGCCTCCCGCGCCAGCGACCCCCGTCCCGACCCCGGAAGCGCCTGGGAACGACGTCACCCCCGAGCCCCGGCCGACCGAGCCGGCTCCGGGTCCCGGCGTCCAGGAGCCCCGTCCCCCCGTCCCGGACCAGGGTCCCCCCGCCACGGATGCCGGTGTTCCCGACGCGGGCCCGCCCGACCTCGACGCGGGCCTTCCGGACGCGGGCGGTCCGGACGCGGGCTCCCTCGTGGTGCACGGCAGCCACCTGCTGCACTACCGCACGGACGTGGCGGACTTCACCCAGCCCCGCTCCCCGCCGTCGACGGGCATCCAGGCCTTCGCGCTCGAGTCCGGGGGCGGCCTGCGGCCCCTGACGGTGGCGCTGGCGGCGGACGGCTCCTTCCGCATCCCCGACGCGCCCGCGGGGCAGTACTACCTGCGCTACGGCACGCTCCACCTGCTCACCGACGCGCGCTCCGTGAACCTGGATGGCTATGAGCTCGGCCGTCAGGACGCGCAGCCCGGCGAGGCCCTCTCCCCGGCGACCCTCACCGCGTACAACCTGCCGCCGCCGGAGTTCGACAGCTTCCCCACGGTGCAGGCCATCAGCTCCAACCTCGGGCTGAGCGCGTACATCGACCTCGAGGAGGCCGTGCCGGGGGGCGCGACGGCGATCGTCGACCGCCCCGCCACCTATTCCCAGTACTACCCGGCCAACCCCGTGCGCCTGGACGCCTCGCGCGGGGACTACCAGTACATCACCACGTTCGCGGAGCGCAGCACCGGGGCCGGCCTGTTCTACTCGGC includes:
- a CDS encoding type II 3-dehydroquinate dehydratase — its product is MGKRLLVLHGPNLNLVAGLDAAVKARAAQLGLELIGVQSNHEGVLLDTLHAERSRVQGVVVSPAGLFGSYPLRDGLEAVGLPVLEVYVSPLGERVSVVAEACADTLESEGLDAYLEALTRFANDDLTGEDGEDDEEDEDADEEDDDSDDDVVVGPGKTLGRKPKTAAAPAAPGPGSRKTLGRKVVEAPAPAASSSKTLGRKPKGTSEALSEDVVSRALVHKKISDRLAGRLSPAELAAWARTRWLEVQGGGPTESGQRDLLEETLQRLTLSNIPASRLSERELVDLMTRMDR
- the fmt gene encoding methionyl-tRNA formyltransferase, whose product is MTRPRIVFMGTPEFAVPSLAALFELGDVVAVVTQPDKPKGRGQALAISPVKAYALERGVPVLQPQKLRTPPFSEVLREYQPDVAVVTAYGKILPKDLLDTPRHGCLNVHASLLPRFRGAAPIQWAIAHGDPETGVALMVMDVGLDTGPVLAEKRLPIAPDETSATLHDKLSHLGGALLREHLPAYLRGELTPRPQPEEGMVLAPIIAKEEGKLDFSQPAVVLERRLRAFTPWPGAFTSLEGKLFKVHRAQVGTGQGAPGTVLSAGPQGLEVACGEGSLVLLEVQPEGKRVMPAGDFLSGRKLAPGSRPFDT
- a CDS encoding signal protein: MSFDPAPPARPHILRRQYLLDAGFQLRYMLRLAALGGGGVMLVGVLAWRSHQSVLEQGATPEALALSGETMLWLTGLGALAMAGVLALFGLVLTHRVAGPVYVMNLYLAALAAGRFPRMRPLRRRDELRGFFSQFSGTVDRLREREAEEARLLSEVIDALAPVASTQDAQAALRILGSLQARKRQAIEGPTSGALKSVA
- the mxcL gene encoding myxochelin B biosynthesis transaminase MxcL produces the protein MTSPTRHPSLPRPIEGGIQLTESHRLMAEAKKLVPGLTQTMMKKPEMFAPGAFPVYLARGQGSLVEDVDGQQYIDFICGLGASSLGHNHPAVVETIRAHLTDGILHSLPTAWEVSCARTLVEMIPGGEQARFFKTGADATSAAVRLARIVTGREHIITIGYNGWHDHFMYDTPGVPAVMAQYTTRMPLFEAPDEAALLARIEQTGSQLAAVLLSVPFNRCLTRDFMHTLRATCTRHGVLLIQDEVITGFRLARGGAQEFFDVRADFVCVSKALAAGMPLSAVVGPEKYLSRLADTQVSTTFGGELLSLAVCEAVLKETAKPGFIEHLAAMGRRLATGINAHAERLGSPLRVLGYDAIPLFRFSPNPMENAKLTQPFQAAMARRGVILRRDLNFICSAHTPEQIDYTVDMAAESMRECLNTGAQAA
- the mxcK gene encoding myxochelin export MFS transporter MxcK, with the protein product MTVSPSPRREPWVLLLLAAVQFTHLMDFMIVMPLGPEFMRLFGISAASFGVLVSAYTLASAGMGLLGGLWLDRFDRKRTLLVLYAGFIGATCLCGLAAGHGGLLAARTLAGACAGLMSAVIQATVGDLIPAERRGRAIGTVMAAYGLSAVAGVPVGLGLASQWGWRAPFWAIGALAAAVWVGLAVLMPAVDGHLSREPAARGSPARPEWTPGLALGWVLTFGVVFAGFLLIPYLSPFMVGNLGLRLSDLSWVYLCGGAASLVSARGIGRLVDRLGPVRVLGGLLVATTVPFLVFTHLSAASPPVVAGVFVLFMGLTSGRAIPTMALVASRVPPALRGRYLAVNMAASDGASGLGAWASGLLITVAPGGALEGLGTVGWLAVGVTGGALVTLWLFTRRVPVTGARAAPA
- a CDS encoding MFS transporter, whose product is MRTDLPGDSTPSHAQRPLSGQDVRTLALASLGGALEFYDFIIFVFFTGVIGQLFFPPDTPEWLRQLQAFGLFAAGYLARPLGGIVMAHFGDRGGRKRMFTLSVFLMSVPTLLIGLLPTYATAGYAAPLALLVLRMLQGAAVGGEVPGAWVFVSEHVPERRVGLACGTLTAGLTFGILLGSLVATAVNQVYTPAQVRDFGWRLPFLVGGVFGFFAVFLRRWLAETPVFEEMRRRKALVRELPLKVVLRGQRTGVGVSMLLTWVLTAGIVVVILMTPALMQKLHGLAPALTLRANTLATLSLTVSCIGFGLAVDRFGLGGVLAVGCLSLVGGTYALYLGVGARPESLVALSMLAGGGVGVVGVVPAVMVRAFPSEVRFSGLSFSYNVAYAVFGGLTPLVVTLLTELTPRAPAHYVAGVGAVGLAVAAFLLRAGPSRFGALDASS
- a CDS encoding LETM1 domain-containing protein; the protein is MKSKVAWFSSLLEHNLHWLRWEAHETAEVYRLWRRARRGTPLSFEERRRVRAQLIDLAKAIPALVVFAAPGGLVLLVVLGKVLPFSLLPSAFRTPPPTATPAPAPAREDGPPVREVG
- a CDS encoding HSP90 family protein, translated to MDHRFQVNLRGVIDLLSHHLYSSPGVFVRELLQNATDATRARRHLEPTHPGRVRVELIEKQDGGRPTLLFEDEGVGLTEEELHRFLATIGESSKREALEAHRNDFIGQFGIGLLSCFMVCDELLVVTRSVKGGDETWEWRGRQDGTYSVRPSEHRLAQPGTQVFLIARADAVEYFTPERVRQLALHYGGLLPFPIHLTAHGRTEHLNPEPPPWRRAYGSAGERRQALLAHGRAVFGMDFVDCVPLRAEAGQVEGVAYVLPFSPNFHARQTHRVYLKDMLLSERAENLLPDWAFFVRCVVNAQELRPTASREAFYEDATLARARAALGQCLRQYLVDLATHEPRTLQRLIALHGLSVKALALDDDDFYRLVIHWLPFETTLGMMTLEHYRQASSTVRYVTTLDTFRQVSRVAAAQGLCIINAAYTHDAALLEKLPRVLEDTRVELFSAAQLPQGFEELTAEERDGVSRLRRVAEEALASFDCEVSLKKFLPTEVPTLYGDVEEGPFRRDLERAREESDSLYASLLEGAQEPEAPEARPQLCFNLRNPVVRRLARVRDTAQLRLSVEMLYVQALLLGHRPLNAREMALLNRGLLGLIEAKLVDDEDSGGLH